A segment of the Nitrospirota bacterium genome:
GAGCAGAAACTCGAAATCGGACCTGCTCAAGACCCCTTGCCCTGAGCCACGCACCACACCACGCATCACTGCATCGTACAGATCGAGCTTCCGCTGCTTGAGCGCCATCATCTTTTCCTCAATGCTATGACGCATGAGAATCCGCACGATCGAAACCGTCCGCTGCTGTCCGATACGGTGCGCGCGATCCGACGCCTGGTTTTCCACCGCCGGATTCCACCAGGGGTCCAGATGGAACACATAACTCGCTTTGGTGAGATTCAGCCCCTGCCCCCCCGCCTTGAGACTGAGGAGAAACACGCCAGGCTGTTTGCCGCCTTGAAACGCCGCCACGCGAGTTTTGCGCGCGGTGGCCACCGTGGAGCCATCCAACCGGTGATACGGCAGCCCGTGCCGGACACAGGATTCCTCCACCAGATCGAGAAAGCTGGTGAACTGGGAAAACACCAGCGCACTGTGCCCCTCGTCCAGCAATACCTGTAATCGCTCTATCAAGAAACTGATTTTTGGAGAGGACTCATCGTCCCGGTTCGTCAGCAAGCGAGGCGAGAGGCAGACCTGGCGGAGCTTGAGGATCGCCGTCAGCGCGATGAACTGCGCCTGGCCTGACGTCTTCGTCCGGTAGGCCTCGTCGATCGTGGTGCGGACCTGAGCGACCGTCTGCTGGTACAAGGCCTTTTGCCGATCGGTCAAGTCGAGGAACACCTCGCTCTCGATCTTCGGCGGCAAGTCGTGAAGCACCTCTGCCTTGGTCCGCCGCAAGATGAAGGGCTTAGTCCGGCGAAGCAACTGCTCCAATGCCGCACCCTGAACACGTTTGAGACCGGCCTTGAACCGACTATACTCGCCGAGCAATCCAGGCATGCAGAGATCGATCACAGAAAAGTACTCACCGAGATGGTTTTCGAGCGGGGTGCCGGTCAGCGAGATTTTAAATCGTCCGGCGAGACGGCGGGCGGCGCTCGTCGTATCGGCCTGAATATTCTTCACGGCCTGTGCCTCGTCGAACACGATGACATGGAAGGCCATGCGCTCCAATCGTTCGATGTCCCGGCGAATCAGCCCATAGGTCGTGATGACGACCTCGCCATCCTTGGCATCGAACGTCCGCTCACTGCCGCTATAGACATGGACAGTTAATCCTGGCGCAAAACGTGCCAGCTCCTGCTCCCAGTTGAAGAGCAGACTCGTCGGCACGACAACCAGATGGGGGCCCTTCACTCCCGCCGCCGCCTTGATGTGCCCGTCCTGAATGGCAGCCAGAAGGCAGATCGCCTGAAGCGTCTTGCCCAGCCCCATGTCATCGGCCAAGCAGGCGCCGAAACGATGTTCGTAGAGAAAGGCGAGCCAGGCATACCCATCCCGTTGATAGGGGCGAAGCGTGGCTTGCACACCCTCCGGCAGAGGGCGTGCGGCAATCTGCGTAAATCCCATGAGACGCGCCAGCACGGCCTCGTCTTCGGCAGGCAACGAGACCGTAATCCCCTGCTCCCGCAATGCCAGCCAGTCGAGGATCTGCAGGCGCGGCACATGCACAATCTTCGTAGCGCCTTGATCCGACAGCGCCTCGCCGGTCAGGGCGAGGATCGCACGCAGCCGTTCGATCGTCTGGCGATCCAGCACCCGCAACCCGCCTTCGGCATCGATCAACCCGCCCTGCAGGAAAGCCGCCCGCCATTCCGATTCGTCCAGCACCACGCCGTTGCACCGGATTTCAGGACGGATTTCAAACCAGTCGATGCCACTCCCTTCAGGCTCGATATGCTCGACCTGGGCGGAACAATCCCACTGAGCAGGCTTGATGGGCTTATCCTGATACAGTAATTCGACCCCGGCGGTTGTCAGTCTGTCCAGGAGAGCCGGCAACCCTTGGAACAACTGCGGCCCATCGATCGTCATCTCATCGTAGCGCGGCATGCCTCGAAAGACCTCCGGGCCGAATACCTCGAAAGGGATCCTGTACAGCTGCGCCTCGCGGGCCTTGTCCACCGGCTGCAGTTCCCATCGCCCTGCGTGAACCTGTAGCCGCACGACTGTCCTGGCATAACCGGAGAGATGCTGACTGAGCCACTGTGCCCCCTCGTCGCTGACGGCGCGTGGCCAACCGTCCAGGCCGAGGGCCATTTTGATACGTTGGTCTCGCGCCTTGGCCTCACGCACAGAAAGCAGGCTAAAGAAGGTCTCGTACATCAGGGCTTTTCGTTTGGATGTGCGTAACGCGCCGGACAGGGCCAGGCCCTGTCCCAGCGCCGAGAGGCACCCGAACGTTGCGTGGCTCGGAGCAAACCGGAAATCGCCGCGACGACATTGCACCTGCAACGTCCATGAGGTCGATGGATGGCCTTCAGTGCCGGACGGAGGATTCAGAATCAGGGCATACGAATGCGCATCATCCGCAGGCGGAAGCTCAGGCCGATGGACCGACAGATCCTGGCCCTCCACTTTCAGCCGCAGATCGCGCACGATCCGATTGATCTGTTTATATGTCACATCGATTTGTGCGGGCTGAAACTCCTCCAGCGACAGCGTGAATTCCGTATCCTCGTCCGCTCTTTGCGATCGCCCGTACCCGGACTCATCTGATGACGGCACCGCACGCGCCCCCTCCTCAAGATCGGCATAGGGATCGACAAACGGCTCACCCCCCTTGAAACGTTGCCGCAAAGAGCGGAACAACGCCCAACCCTGCTCGTCTTTCAAATAGAGAAGCCGCCCGCCATTCACATCGGCCACAAACGTCCTGAAGCGGACGATCCGCTCAAGGGGGATCTCATCGGCAAGACAGACGGCGCGGACCCGGATCTTGGCGCCCGCGAGATCGATCTCCGTCTTACTCCGACACTTGACCGACTGGCTCCATTGAAGCGGGATCGATTCCTCACCAGAGACCAACAGGATTGGATAGGGACTGTCGTGAACTCTGAGATAGTGGAGCAAGGGGTCTTCCCCGAACCCGGACATGTGCCGGGACACACTGAGAAGAGGACGCAGGTCGGATGGAATGTCAGAGCCCCATTCCCCGGAAAGTGGCACCCCATGTTTCTGGATCAGAAGCTGCGGAGGCAGATGGCTGGTATCAATGACGATCTCATAGGCCGATTCCTTGCGGGCCGCTCCGGTGGAAGCCGGCTTGAACGTCCGGACCGGCTCCGTGATGTTGCCGAGCAATTCGGCCTGGAGCCCAAGCAGCTCACTGTGATGCCCTCCCGGCAATCTGAATAGCTGCGGGGAGAGCACATGCTTGGTCGTGAAATAGGCGCACAACACATGTTTGCACAACCAGCCGGGGTCCCAGGCCGGGCAATCGCAGGAGGCCGACAAGAACCCGTCGACGATGGAGAAGACGACCTCGTAGAGTCTGGTCCCTTCCACCTGCGCCGTCAGCGTTGTGCGGTCATGGCTCCAGACATAATGCTGAAGCCGCTGCTCTTGATAATAGTCGTATCCCTTGAGGACAGAGGCCTTCGGAGCCATCGTATAGACCGCATTCGCCGATATGGCGCGAAAGGCGGCCAGGAGCGCAAATGATTCGGGGGTAGGGCGCGGAAGGACAATCCCCTGTTCAGACATGGGACGATCCCCCTGCCCGCGACGGGATGAGGTCTTTTTCCGCATAGTGCATCACTATAAGGGGGAGAGAGGAGCGGCATCAAGGCACGAAAACGGAAGACGACTCGATCTGCAATCTATCGGACGCCCTCGTACGTCCGGCCGCTCGCCGTTCGAAACAGGGAGTGGGAGCCATACGGAAGATTCTACTTGGCTGAACCGGCCTTGAATCTCGCCGCGACTTCGGCCACACGCCGGCCCAAAACCTTGGCGTCGGCCAATTCCTTATTGTCGATGCCTGGGCTGTCGCCCTCCGTGGTGGCAGAGGCGCCGAAAGCCCCGCCTCCGCTGACAACAATCATCTGGTTGCCCAACATCGCGGCAAGGATCGTCAGCATCGTCACTTCCTTCCCGCTGGACACCTGCCCACCCGTGGCAAAGGCTGCGCCGACCTTGTTCTTCATTTTAAACTCAGGAAACACCCCGAATTTAAACTGCCAGTTATCGAAGAAGGTCTTCACCTCACCAGACATATTCGACCAATAGACCGGCGAACCAACCACGACCGCATCGGCGGAGAACAGCTCATCCGCCGTCACCTGGCCGACGCGTTTGAGCAGCACCTCCGTGCCGGGAACGCTCTTCGCACCCTCAACCACCGCCTCAGCCATGCGTTCGGTATTGCCGGAATGTGAATGGTAGGTGACGAGCACCTTCACCGGAGAAGCCGGCTCTTCGGCGAAGGCCTCACCGGATCCGATGCCCGGTATCAACAGAAGGAGACAGAGGAATAGAGTGCTATTCAAGCGGGGTCGTGAACCGGAGGGAAACTTGGAACGCATCGACGTACAGCGAGCAGAACAGGGCGCGCAGAATTGGCGCCTGATCAACGCCGGACGATTTCCTCTTCCATCCGCTCTTCGACGGAAACGTCCGTCAATGCCCCACGATAGTCGCACTTGTGGCAGCGAACACGCCATGCTTCGATCCATTTTTCCTGCACATACGACTGCCTGCAGGTTGGACAGACAAACACACCCTTGACGTAATGGACTTTTCGTACCTCTTTCATGCGCCCCTCCCTTGCATAAGCTGGCCGAGGATGCCATAGCCAACCGCGCGATTGCAAGATGCCCCCAGCCGCCAGAGGCCCCAAGACAGGGCTACCGGCTTGACTCACTCCTGCCTCGCCGATAGGATGCTCCGATGCAACAACTACGGCTACTGACGCTGCTATTCACCCTCTTCCTCCCCTTCCCCGGCTCAACCCAAGCAGGGACTGATCCGGTGATACCAGGGCTCATCCCGATTACCATCCCAGGGGGCATCATTATCCATGCGGAGTTAGCCGACACGCCCCAAAAGCGCGCCGAAGGATTGATGTACCGGGAACACCTCGGCGCCGATCGCGGCATGCTCTTTACGTTCTTACAGGCGCAGCCCTGGACCTTCTGGATGAAGAACACCAAGATCCCGCTCGATATTATTTGGATGAACGAAAAGAAACAGATCGTCCACATCGAGCAGAATGTCCCGATCTGCACGAGAACGGACGACAGTTGCCCGCAATATCGTCCGAATGACGAGTCGCTCTATGTGCTGGAACTCGCAGGGGGCCGGGCAGAGAGTTTGAAGTTGCAGCGGGGATCGAAGCTTCAGTTCAAGGTCCCATAGCGGACGAAACGGGTCTATCTGGTTCCTCAAGTCTGTCTAGTCTGTCTGGTTAGTCTCATGCAACCAAACAAACCAGATAGACCGAATAGACCATCTGAACAAGACAGACGCTTACGATCGCTCCTGCCAAGCCCTCATGCGTCTAGCCGTAATCACCCCATCGACCCGCTCAACCGCTTTCAGCACCTGATCGAGATGCTGGGTGCCTGAGACCTCCACGACGAAATCCAGCACGGCTTTCTGATCCTCTCGCGTCGTAATCTCGGCGCGGCTGATGTTGGCATGACATTCCGCAATCGCGGAAGACACATTTGCCAGCACACCGGTCTTATCGACGGCCACAATGGACATTTTCACCGAATGCGTGCCCGGCGTGGCCGAGTCCCACTCCACTTCCACCAGCCGTTCCTTATCGTAGTCCAACGCCACAAGGTTCGGACAGTCGACGGCATGGATCGTCAGCCCGCGTCCTCGAGTGATATAGCCGAGGATGCGATCGCCTGGCACGGGATGACAACAGCGCGACAACTGCATCAACAGATCGCGAGACCCCTTGACCTGCACGCCAGTGTCGTCGCTCTTTCCTCCCACGGCCTTGTGCGCAACGGGACGCTCCTGAACCGGCGCCTGCGCTCCGGCAGGAGGCGCCGTGAGTTTACCAATGACCTGCGATGTCGCCAGGCTGCCGAAGCCCACGGCAGCGGTCAACTCCTCGGTACTCTCGAAGCCAGACTGACGAGCCACTTCCAACAGCTCCGCCGATTTGAACATCTGAGCCGGGGCCATCCCCTGACGGCGGAATTCAGACTCCAGCAAGCGACGGCCGATCTCAACGCTCCGCTTCTGCTCTTCGAGCTTGATCCAATGTTTGATTTTGGTCTTCGCGCGCGAAGTGCGGACAAACTTCAGCCAGTCCTTGTGCGGCGTTTGCGTCGGTGACGTCAGAATCTCGACCATATCTCCGCTGGCCAGTTCATGCTTGAGGGGCACGATCTTTCCGTCCACCTTGGCGCCGACACAATGGTCTCCGACTTCGGTGTGAATCGCGAACGCAAAATCGACAGGCGTCGATCCTTTCGGTAATTCCTTCACGATCCCTTTTGGCGTGAACACATAGACCACATCGTGGAAGAGATCGAGTTTCACCGAATCCATGAACTGCCGGTTATCCGCCAAGTCTTCGTGCCATTCGACGAACTGGTGGAGCCAGCCGAAGGCCTTGCTGTCGCGATCGGCAACCTGCCCCTGTTCCTTATATTTCCAATGTGCGGCGATGCCATGTTCGGCGATACGATGCATGTCTTCCGTGCGGATCTGGAATTCGACGTGCTCTCCCTTCGGACCGACCACCGTCGTATGCAGGGACTGATAGAGGTTGGACTTCGGAATCGCGATGTAGTCTTTGAAACGCCCCGGCACAGGCCGCCAGAGCGAGTGGATCACCCCGAGGACGGCATAGCAGTTCATCTTGAGATCCGTCACGATCCGCAGCGCCGTCAAGTCGTAGACCTCTTCGAACGTAATCGACTGTTTACTCATCTTTTGGTAGATGCCGTACAGATGTTTGGGACGACCATAGACCTGTCCGGCTAATCCATTCTCTTGCAACGCCTGTTGCATCAGGTGGCCGACTTCCTCAATGTATTGCTGCCGATCCTCGTCCCGTTTCGCCACACGAATACGTAACGTCTC
Coding sequences within it:
- a CDS encoding DEAD/DEAH box helicase, whose amino-acid sequence is MSEQGIVLPRPTPESFALLAAFRAISANAVYTMAPKASVLKGYDYYQEQRLQHYVWSHDRTTLTAQVEGTRLYEVVFSIVDGFLSASCDCPAWDPGWLCKHVLCAYFTTKHVLSPQLFRLPGGHHSELLGLQAELLGNITEPVRTFKPASTGAARKESAYEIVIDTSHLPPQLLIQKHGVPLSGEWGSDIPSDLRPLLSVSRHMSGFGEDPLLHYLRVHDSPYPILLVSGEESIPLQWSQSVKCRSKTEIDLAGAKIRVRAVCLADEIPLERIVRFRTFVADVNGGRLLYLKDEQGWALFRSLRQRFKGGEPFVDPYADLEEGARAVPSSDESGYGRSQRADEDTEFTLSLEEFQPAQIDVTYKQINRIVRDLRLKVEGQDLSVHRPELPPADDAHSYALILNPPSGTEGHPSTSWTLQVQCRRGDFRFAPSHATFGCLSALGQGLALSGALRTSKRKALMYETFFSLLSVREAKARDQRIKMALGLDGWPRAVSDEGAQWLSQHLSGYARTVVRLQVHAGRWELQPVDKAREAQLYRIPFEVFGPEVFRGMPRYDEMTIDGPQLFQGLPALLDRLTTAGVELLYQDKPIKPAQWDCSAQVEHIEPEGSGIDWFEIRPEIRCNGVVLDESEWRAAFLQGGLIDAEGGLRVLDRQTIERLRAILALTGEALSDQGATKIVHVPRLQILDWLALREQGITVSLPAEDEAVLARLMGFTQIAARPLPEGVQATLRPYQRDGYAWLAFLYEHRFGACLADDMGLGKTLQAICLLAAIQDGHIKAAAGVKGPHLVVVPTSLLFNWEQELARFAPGLTVHVYSGSERTFDAKDGEVVITTYGLIRRDIERLERMAFHVIVFDEAQAVKNIQADTTSAARRLAGRFKISLTGTPLENHLGEYFSVIDLCMPGLLGEYSRFKAGLKRVQGAALEQLLRRTKPFILRRTKAEVLHDLPPKIESEVFLDLTDRQKALYQQTVAQVRTTIDEAYRTKTSGQAQFIALTAILKLRQVCLSPRLLTNRDDESSPKISFLIERLQVLLDEGHSALVFSQFTSFLDLVEESCVRHGLPYHRLDGSTVATARKTRVAAFQGGKQPGVFLLSLKAGGQGLNLTKASYVFHLDPWWNPAVENQASDRAHRIGQQRTVSIVRILMRHSIEEKMMALKQRKLDLYDAVMRGVVRGSGQGVLSRSDFEFLLSPNAS
- a CDS encoding NAD(P)H-dependent oxidoreductase codes for the protein MRSKFPSGSRPRLNSTLFLCLLLLIPGIGSGEAFAEEPASPVKVLVTYHSHSGNTERMAEAVVEGAKSVPGTEVLLKRVGQVTADELFSADAVVVGSPVYWSNMSGEVKTFFDNWQFKFGVFPEFKMKNKVGAAFATGGQVSSGKEVTMLTILAAMLGNQMIVVSGGGAFGASATTEGDSPGIDNKELADAKVLGRRVAEVAARFKAGSAK
- a CDS encoding DUF192 domain-containing protein; the protein is MQQLRLLTLLFTLFLPFPGSTQAGTDPVIPGLIPITIPGGIIIHAELADTPQKRAEGLMYREHLGADRGMLFTFLQAQPWTFWMKNTKIPLDIIWMNEKKQIVHIEQNVPICTRTDDSCPQYRPNDESLYVLELAGGRAESLKLQRGSKLQFKVP
- a CDS encoding bifunctional (p)ppGpp synthetase/guanosine-3',5'-bis(diphosphate) 3'-pyrophosphohydrolase, encoding ITFRSYEEKQAENFRKMLLSMADDIRVVLIKLADRLHNMRTLEHLSPPKRKEIAQETLEIYAPLANRLGIGWIKNELEDLCLKHLKPEVYETLRIRVAKRDEDRQQYIEEVGHLMQQALQENGLAGQVYGRPKHLYGIYQKMSKQSITFEEVYDLTALRIVTDLKMNCYAVLGVIHSLWRPVPGRFKDYIAIPKSNLYQSLHTTVVGPKGEHVEFQIRTEDMHRIAEHGIAAHWKYKEQGQVADRDSKAFGWLHQFVEWHEDLADNRQFMDSVKLDLFHDVVYVFTPKGIVKELPKGSTPVDFAFAIHTEVGDHCVGAKVDGKIVPLKHELASGDMVEILTSPTQTPHKDWLKFVRTSRAKTKIKHWIKLEEQKRSVEIGRRLLESEFRRQGMAPAQMFKSAELLEVARQSGFESTEELTAAVGFGSLATSQVIGKLTAPPAGAQAPVQERPVAHKAVGGKSDDTGVQVKGSRDLLMQLSRCCHPVPGDRILGYITRGRGLTIHAVDCPNLVALDYDKERLVEVEWDSATPGTHSVKMSIVAVDKTGVLANVSSAIAECHANISRAEITTREDQKAVLDFVVEVSGTQHLDQVLKAVERVDGVITARRMRAWQERS